One genomic segment of Streptomyces sp. RerS4 includes these proteins:
- a CDS encoding UDP-N-acetylmuramate dehydrogenase: MPRRDARGADRTLVPVQELHDAPLAPLTTFRLGGPATRLVTATTDAEVVETVRAADASGTPLLIIGGGSNLVIGDSGFDGTALRIATSGFRLDGTTLELAAGENWSDAVTRTVEAGLAGIECLAGIPGSAGATPIQNVGAYGQEVRDTITEVVAYDRTTGETVTLTAAECAFRYRNSTFKDQPDRYVVLRVRFALEDAGGLSAPIKYPETARALGVEAGDRVPAALARETVLGLRAGKGMVLDPADHDTWSAGSFFHNPILTDEAYAAFLARVQDRLGPDTAPPAYPAGDGRTKTSAAWLIDKAGFTKGYGTGPARISTKHTLALTNRGQATTEDLLVLAREVVAGVHAAFGVTLVNEPVTVGVRL; the protein is encoded by the coding sequence GTGCCCCGCCGTGATGCGAGGGGGGCGGACCGTACTCTTGTCCCCGTGCAGGAACTCCACGATGCCCCCCTCGCCCCGCTGACCACCTTCCGCCTCGGCGGCCCCGCCACCCGGTTGGTCACCGCGACCACCGACGCCGAGGTCGTCGAAACCGTCCGTGCCGCGGACGCGAGCGGCACCCCGCTGCTGATCATCGGCGGCGGCAGCAACCTGGTCATCGGCGACAGCGGCTTCGACGGCACCGCCCTGCGCATCGCCACCAGCGGCTTCCGCCTCGACGGCACCACCCTGGAACTCGCCGCCGGCGAGAACTGGAGCGACGCCGTCACCCGCACCGTCGAAGCCGGCCTCGCAGGCATCGAATGCCTCGCGGGCATCCCCGGCTCCGCCGGCGCCACCCCGATCCAGAACGTCGGCGCGTACGGCCAGGAAGTCCGCGACACCATCACCGAGGTCGTCGCCTACGACCGCACCACCGGCGAGACGGTCACCCTCACCGCCGCCGAGTGCGCCTTCCGGTACCGCAACAGCACCTTCAAGGACCAGCCCGACCGCTACGTCGTCCTGCGCGTCCGCTTCGCCCTGGAGGACGCCGGCGGGCTCTCCGCCCCCATCAAGTACCCCGAGACCGCCCGCGCCCTCGGCGTCGAGGCCGGCGACCGCGTCCCGGCCGCCCTCGCCCGCGAGACCGTCCTGGGCCTGCGCGCCGGCAAGGGCATGGTCCTCGACCCCGCCGACCACGACACCTGGTCCGCCGGCTCCTTCTTCCACAACCCGATCCTGACCGACGAGGCCTACGCCGCCTTCCTCGCCCGCGTCCAGGACCGCCTCGGCCCCGACACCGCCCCGCCCGCCTACCCGGCCGGCGATGGCCGTACGAAGACCAGCGCCGCCTGGCTCATCGACAAGGCCGGCTTCACCAAGGGCTACGGCACCGGCCCCGCCCGCATCTCCACCAAGCACACCCTCGCCCTCACCAACCGGGGCCAGGCCACCACCGAGGACCTGCTCGTCCTGGCCCGCGAGGTCGTCGCGGGCGTGCACGCGGCCTTCGGCGTCACCCTCGTCAACGAGCCGGTGACGGTCGGAGTCCGCCTCTGA
- a CDS encoding YajQ family cyclic di-GMP-binding protein, with protein MADSSFDIVSKVERQEVDNALNQAAKELSQRYDFKGTGATIAWSGEKILMEANSEERVKAVLDVFETKLVKRGISLKALDAGEPQLSGKEYKIFASIEEGISQENAKKVAKIIRDEGPKGVKAQVQGDELRVSSKSRDDLQAVQALLKGKDLDFAIQFVNYR; from the coding sequence ATGGCCGACTCCAGTTTCGACATCGTCTCGAAGGTCGAGCGGCAGGAGGTCGACAACGCCCTCAACCAGGCCGCCAAGGAACTTTCGCAGCGCTACGACTTCAAGGGCACGGGCGCCACGATCGCCTGGTCCGGCGAGAAGATCCTCATGGAGGCGAACTCCGAGGAGCGCGTCAAGGCGGTCCTCGACGTGTTCGAGACCAAGCTGGTCAAGCGTGGGATCTCGCTGAAGGCGCTGGACGCCGGCGAGCCGCAGCTGTCCGGCAAGGAGTACAAGATCTTCGCCTCCATCGAGGAGGGCATCTCCCAGGAGAACGCCAAGAAGGTCGCCAAGATCATCCGCGACGAGGGCCCCAAGGGCGTCAAGGCCCAGGTCCAGGGCGACGAGCTGCGCGTCAGCTCCAAGAGCCGCGACGACCTCCAGGCCGTCCAGGCCCTCCTCAAGGGCAAGGACCTGGACTTCGCGATCCAGTTCGTGAACTACCGCTGA
- a CDS encoding amino acid permease, which yields MDNELKRTLGVFDAVVVGLGAMVGAGIFAALAPAAGAAGRGLLAALVVAAVVAYCNAHSSARLAARYPASGGTYVYGRERLGPFWGYLAGWGFVVGKTASCAAMALTVGAYVWPGREHAVAVAAVVALTAAGYGGMQKSARVARLIVAAVLAVLAGVVVVCLTSRAADPGLLTGGREAGPVGLLQGAGLLFFAFAGYARITTLGEEVRDPERTIPRAVPIALGIALCVYAAVAVAALSVLGSDALAGSAAPLADAVRAAGWPGAAPVVRVGAALAALGSLLALVLGVSRTTLAMARDGHLPRALAAVHPRRQVPHHAELAVGAVVAVLAATADLRGAIGFSSFGVLVYYAIANASAWTLGAAVKGRAVAAVGLVGCVVLACTLPLASAVAGAAVLALGALLYAVRGRLRSRT from the coding sequence GTGGACAATGAGTTGAAGCGCACGCTCGGGGTGTTCGACGCGGTGGTCGTCGGGCTCGGCGCGATGGTGGGCGCCGGGATCTTCGCCGCGCTCGCGCCGGCGGCCGGCGCGGCGGGGCGCGGGCTCTTGGCCGCCCTGGTGGTCGCGGCTGTCGTCGCGTACTGCAACGCGCACTCCTCGGCGCGGCTCGCCGCCCGCTACCCCGCCTCCGGCGGGACGTACGTGTACGGGCGCGAACGGCTCGGACCGTTCTGGGGGTACCTGGCCGGCTGGGGTTTCGTGGTCGGCAAGACCGCCTCCTGCGCGGCGATGGCCCTGACGGTCGGGGCGTACGTGTGGCCGGGGCGCGAGCACGCCGTCGCCGTGGCGGCGGTGGTGGCGCTGACGGCCGCCGGCTACGGCGGGATGCAGAAGTCGGCGCGCGTCGCCCGGCTGATCGTGGCGGCGGTACTGGCGGTGCTGGCCGGGGTGGTCGTGGTGTGCCTGACCTCGCGGGCGGCCGACCCGGGACTGCTGACCGGCGGCCGGGAGGCCGGCCCGGTCGGGCTGTTGCAGGGCGCCGGGCTGCTGTTCTTCGCCTTCGCGGGCTACGCCCGGATCACCACGCTGGGCGAGGAGGTGCGCGATCCGGAGCGCACGATCCCGCGGGCGGTGCCGATCGCGCTGGGGATCGCCCTGTGCGTCTACGCCGCCGTGGCCGTGGCCGCCTTGTCGGTGCTGGGCAGCGACGCGTTGGCGGGGTCCGCCGCCCCGCTGGCGGACGCGGTGCGCGCCGCCGGGTGGCCCGGGGCGGCCCCCGTGGTCCGGGTGGGCGCGGCCCTCGCCGCGCTAGGCTCGCTGCTCGCGCTCGTCCTCGGGGTGTCGCGCACCACCCTGGCGATGGCCCGGGACGGTCATCTGCCGCGCGCGCTGGCCGCCGTACATCCCCGGCGTCAAGTGCCGCACCACGCGGAGCTCGCGGTGGGCGCGGTCGTGGCGGTGCTCGCGGCGACGGCGGACCTGCGCGGCGCGATCGGCTTCTCGTCCTTCGGGGTGCTGGTCTACTACGCGATCGCGAACGCCTCCGCGTGGACGCTCGGGGCGGCCGTCAAGGGGCGGGCCGTGGCCGCCGTCGGGCTGGTCGGCTGCGTGGTGCTCGCCTGCACGCTGCCCCTGGCCTCGGCGGTCGCGGGGGCGGCCGTCCTGGCGCTGGGCGCGCTGCTCTACGCCGTACGGGGGCGGCTCCGCTCGCGGACCTGA
- a CDS encoding SDR family oxidoreductase — MRIVIAGGHGRIALRLERLLSARGYEVAGIIRDPEQGADLREAGAEPVLCDLESASVEHVAGILQGADAVVFAAGAGPGSGAARKDTVDRGAAVLFADAAERARVRRFLMVSTMGSDARRGGDEVFDVYLRAKGEADDHLRTRLGLEWTILRPGTLTDDEGVGLVRLEAHAGRGPVSRDDVAAVLAELLETPATAGLTLELVEGSTPVSVAVKDVAGN, encoded by the coding sequence ATGCGCATCGTCATCGCGGGTGGACACGGTCGGATCGCGCTGCGGCTGGAGCGTCTGCTCTCCGCGCGCGGGTACGAGGTCGCGGGCATCATCCGTGACCCGGAGCAGGGCGCCGACCTCAGGGAGGCGGGCGCGGAGCCGGTGCTGTGCGATCTGGAGTCGGCCTCCGTCGAGCACGTCGCGGGGATCCTGCAGGGCGCGGACGCGGTGGTGTTCGCCGCCGGGGCGGGTCCGGGCAGCGGGGCGGCGCGCAAGGACACCGTGGACCGGGGCGCGGCGGTGCTGTTCGCGGACGCGGCCGAACGGGCGCGCGTACGGCGCTTCCTGATGGTCTCCACGATGGGTTCGGACGCGCGGCGCGGCGGTGACGAGGTCTTCGACGTCTACCTGCGGGCGAAGGGCGAGGCCGACGACCACCTGCGGACCCGGTTGGGCCTGGAGTGGACGATCCTGCGGCCGGGGACGCTGACGGACGACGAGGGCGTCGGGCTGGTGCGGCTGGAGGCCCATGCCGGCCGGGGCCCGGTGTCGCGGGACGACGTGGCGGCGGTGCTGGCGGAGCTGCTGGAGACGCCGGCGACGGCGGGTCTGACGCTGGAGTTGGTCGAGGGTTCGACGCCGGTGTCGGTGGCGGTGAAGGACGTGGCGGGCAACTGA
- a CDS encoding amidohydrolase family protein: protein MSDSQPQQPPSSSSSSSSSSSRNQAGAGGPGPGPEGTGLLLTGARLTDGRTVDVRIGAGRIQAVGTAGSLPAPALARVDLRGYLLLPAPAEPHAHGDTALTADGEGPVSYAPDEVQRRATEAALLQLGHGATAVRSHVRIGDVHGLGPLEAVLQARRSLRGLADLTAVAVPRLLTGVAGADGFAMLRDAVKMGASVIGGCPDLDPDPTGFLEAVLELADEHGCPVDLHTDGDDPGRLARLAAMAGGLRPGVTIGPCGGLSRLPLDAAARAADQLAAAGVRVTCLPQGDCAALERRGLRTAPVRLLRAAGVRVAAGSGALRDAGNPVGRGDPLEAAYLLASQGGLRPMEAYEAISAVAREAMALPEVRVEAGFPAELLAVRGDRIAGVLSLAYSRIVIHRGRVVARTSAVREYCDSAVAVALDLPRQGRMEPGP from the coding sequence ATGTCCGACAGCCAGCCGCAGCAGCCCCCGTCCTCGTCGTCCTCGTCCTCGTCGTCGTCCTCGCGGAACCAGGCCGGGGCCGGCGGGCCCGGACCCGGTCCCGAGGGCACCGGGCTGCTCCTGACCGGGGCCCGGCTGACCGACGGCCGCACCGTCGACGTCCGGATCGGCGCCGGGCGCATCCAGGCAGTCGGCACCGCGGGCAGCCTCCCCGCGCCCGCCCTGGCCCGGGTCGACCTGCGCGGCTACCTGCTCCTGCCCGCCCCCGCCGAACCACACGCCCACGGCGACACCGCCCTGACCGCGGACGGCGAGGGGCCCGTCTCGTACGCCCCCGACGAGGTCCAGCGCCGCGCCACCGAGGCCGCGCTGCTCCAGCTCGGGCACGGCGCGACGGCCGTCCGGTCCCACGTGCGCATCGGCGACGTGCACGGGCTCGGGCCGCTGGAGGCCGTCCTCCAGGCCCGCCGTTCCCTGCGCGGGCTCGCCGATCTGACCGCCGTGGCCGTCCCCCGGCTGCTGACGGGGGTCGCCGGCGCCGACGGGTTCGCCATGCTGCGCGACGCCGTGAAGATGGGCGCCTCCGTGATCGGCGGCTGCCCGGACCTGGATCCCGACCCGACGGGCTTCCTCGAAGCGGTCCTCGAACTGGCCGACGAGCACGGCTGCCCAGTCGACCTGCACACGGACGGTGACGACCCGGGCCGCCTCGCCCGGCTCGCGGCGATGGCCGGAGGGCTGCGCCCCGGCGTGACCATCGGCCCCTGCGGCGGCCTGTCCCGGCTCCCCCTGGACGCCGCGGCCCGCGCCGCCGACCAGCTCGCCGCGGCCGGCGTACGCGTCACCTGCCTGCCCCAGGGCGACTGCGCCGCCCTGGAGCGCCGCGGCCTGCGCACCGCGCCCGTACGCCTCCTGCGGGCGGCCGGGGTCCGGGTGGCCGCCGGCAGCGGGGCACTGCGCGACGCCGGCAACCCGGTCGGTCGGGGCGACCCGCTCGAAGCGGCGTACCTGCTGGCCTCGCAGGGCGGGCTGCGCCCGATGGAGGCCTACGAGGCCATCAGTGCCGTCGCCCGCGAGGCCATGGCGCTGCCCGAGGTCCGGGTGGAGGCCGGCTTCCCGGCGGAGCTGCTGGCGGTGCGCGGGGACCGGATCGCGGGCGTGCTCTCCCTCGCGTACAGCCGGATCGTGATCCACCGGGGGCGGGTCGTAGCCCGGACGAGTGCCGTACGGGAGTACTGCGACTCGGCCGTGGCGGTGGCGCTGGACCTGCCCCGGCAGGGCCGGATGGAGCCCGGTCCCTGA
- a CDS encoding DUF3574 domain-containing protein, with product MTWTSDTRGKVGGGVLMALLGAGIPALVGAALDGHAGQPYRETRLHFAAQHPDGQFARFLDREVTPAFPDGLTVHHGRTQRLDAHGRIARGASYEVVLLYPETEAEERGARIERIRRAYEKEFRQEAEPVGRSDDTVEGGF from the coding sequence GTGACATGGACTTCGGACACACGGGGGAAGGTCGGCGGCGGCGTTCTGATGGCCCTGCTCGGCGCCGGCATCCCGGCCCTGGTGGGAGCGGCGCTGGACGGCCACGCGGGGCAGCCGTACCGGGAGACCCGGCTCCACTTCGCCGCGCAACACCCCGACGGACAGTTCGCGCGGTTCCTCGACCGCGAGGTCACCCCCGCGTTCCCCGACGGGCTCACCGTCCACCACGGTCGAACCCAACGGCTCGACGCGCACGGGCGGATCGCCCGCGGGGCCTCGTACGAGGTCGTGCTCCTCTACCCGGAGACGGAGGCCGAGGAGCGCGGCGCGCGGATCGAACGGATCCGCAGGGCCTACGAGAAGGAGTTCCGACAGGAAGCGGAACCGGTCGGACGCTCCGACGACACGGTGGAAGGGGGGTTCTGA
- a CDS encoding DHA2 family efflux MFS transporter permease subunit, whose protein sequence is MDRTLRGPAVWALVLTGAASFMAALDNLVVTTALPAIRADLGGALEDLEWTVNAYTITFAVLLMFGSALGDRFGRRRLFIGGLAVFTAASAAAALAPGIDALIAARAVQGVGAAVMMPLSLTLLTAAVPAARRGTALGIYGAVGGMAVASGPLVGGSLTEHISWQWIFWVNVPLGLALIPLARLRLAESTRPGARLDVPGTLLISGGLFGIVYGLVNANAHGWTSARVLAALIVGTALVAGFVRHGFRAANPMLPMRLFRDRGFFGINLASLLMYLGMFGSIFLLSQFLQGVAGYSPTQAGLRMLPWTGIGIVVAPLAGIVADRIGGRPVVVAGLTLQAIGLGWFAAVLGTDVPYVDLLPALVLSGMGMSLYFAPANHVLMSTVAPADQGTASGTNNALREVGGALGVAVLASVFAAQGGYETPLTFTEGTIPALWIGAAVVALAAALALLLPRRPKPAPTASPEPAPLVAAAHDKVPAA, encoded by the coding sequence ATGGACCGGACACTCAGGGGACCCGCCGTGTGGGCACTCGTGCTCACCGGCGCCGCGAGCTTCATGGCCGCCCTCGACAACCTCGTCGTCACCACCGCCCTCCCCGCCATCCGCGCCGACCTCGGCGGCGCGCTGGAGGACCTGGAATGGACGGTGAACGCGTACACCATCACCTTCGCCGTCCTGCTCATGTTCGGCTCCGCCCTCGGCGACCGCTTCGGGCGCCGCCGGCTCTTCATCGGCGGCCTCGCCGTCTTCACCGCCGCCTCCGCCGCGGCGGCCCTCGCCCCCGGGATCGACGCCCTGATCGCCGCCCGCGCCGTCCAGGGCGTCGGCGCGGCCGTCATGATGCCCCTCTCGCTCACCCTGCTCACCGCCGCCGTCCCCGCCGCCCGCCGGGGCACGGCCCTCGGGATCTACGGGGCCGTCGGCGGGATGGCCGTCGCCAGTGGCCCGCTCGTCGGCGGCAGCCTCACCGAACACATCTCCTGGCAGTGGATCTTCTGGGTCAACGTCCCCCTCGGCCTGGCCCTGATCCCCCTCGCGCGCCTGCGACTCGCCGAATCCACCCGCCCCGGCGCCCGCCTCGACGTCCCCGGCACGCTCCTCATCAGCGGCGGCCTCTTCGGCATCGTCTACGGCCTGGTCAACGCCAACGCCCACGGCTGGACCAGCGCCCGCGTCCTGGCCGCCCTCATCGTGGGCACGGCCCTCGTCGCAGGATTCGTCCGCCACGGCTTCCGCGCCGCGAACCCCATGCTCCCCATGCGCCTCTTCCGCGACCGGGGCTTCTTCGGGATCAACCTCGCCTCGCTGCTGATGTACCTCGGCATGTTCGGCTCGATCTTCCTGCTCAGCCAGTTCCTCCAAGGCGTCGCCGGCTACTCGCCCACCCAGGCCGGCCTGCGCATGCTGCCCTGGACCGGCATCGGGATCGTCGTCGCCCCGCTCGCCGGCATCGTCGCCGACCGCATCGGCGGCCGCCCGGTCGTCGTCGCGGGGCTCACGCTCCAGGCGATCGGCCTCGGCTGGTTCGCGGCGGTCCTCGGCACGGACGTCCCGTACGTGGACCTGCTCCCCGCCCTCGTCCTCAGCGGGATGGGCATGTCCCTCTACTTCGCCCCCGCCAACCACGTGCTGATGTCCACCGTGGCCCCCGCCGACCAGGGCACGGCCTCCGGCACCAACAACGCCCTGCGCGAGGTGGGCGGCGCCCTCGGCGTGGCCGTCCTCGCCTCCGTCTTCGCCGCCCAAGGCGGCTACGAGACCCCGCTGACCTTCACCGAAGGCACCATCCCCGCCCTGTGGATCGGCGCGGCCGTGGTCGCCCTCGCCGCCGCCCTGGCCCTTCTCCTGCCCCGCCGGCCGAAGCCCGCGCCCACCGCTTCCCCCGAGCCGGCCCCCCTCGTGGCCGCCGCCCACGACAAGGTCCCCGCCGCCTGA
- a CDS encoding MaoC family dehydratase, with protein MTAQIQYADVEVGTELPARSFPVTRATLVRYAGASGDFNPIHWNEKFAKEVGLPDVIAHGMFTMAEAIRVVTDWTGDPGAVVEYGVRFTKPVVVPNDDEGARIEVSAKVAAKLDGNRVRVDLTAMSAGQKVLGMSRAVVQLA; from the coding sequence ATGACCGCGCAGATCCAGTACGCAGACGTCGAGGTCGGCACCGAGCTGCCGGCCCGGTCCTTCCCCGTGACGCGCGCCACGCTCGTCCGCTACGCCGGTGCGTCGGGAGACTTCAACCCGATCCACTGGAACGAGAAGTTCGCCAAGGAGGTCGGGCTGCCGGACGTGATCGCGCACGGCATGTTCACCATGGCCGAGGCGATCCGTGTCGTCACCGACTGGACGGGCGACCCGGGCGCGGTCGTCGAGTACGGAGTCCGCTTCACCAAGCCGGTCGTCGTCCCGAACGACGACGAGGGCGCGCGCATCGAGGTCTCCGCGAAGGTCGCCGCCAAGCTCGACGGCAACCGCGTGCGCGTCGACCTGACGGCCATGAGCGCGGGCCAGAAGGTCCTCGGCATGTCCCGCGCGGTGGTCCAGCTGGCCTGA
- a CDS encoding MaoC family dehydratase N-terminal domain-containing protein, producing the protein MALDQTFVGRTYPPTEPYEVGREKIREFAVAVGDDNPAYTDPEAAKALGHQDVIAPPTFVFAITFAAAGQVVEDPQLGLDYSRVVHGDQKFSYVRPVRAGDRLTVTSTIEAVKSLAGNDIVDIRGEVHDESGEHVVTAWTKLVSRAPEEA; encoded by the coding sequence ATGGCCCTCGACCAGACCTTCGTGGGGCGGACGTACCCGCCCACCGAGCCGTATGAGGTCGGCCGGGAGAAGATCCGCGAATTCGCGGTCGCGGTGGGTGACGACAATCCCGCCTACACCGACCCCGAGGCCGCGAAGGCGCTCGGTCACCAGGACGTGATCGCCCCGCCGACTTTCGTGTTCGCGATCACATTCGCGGCCGCGGGCCAGGTCGTCGAGGACCCGCAGCTGGGCCTGGACTACAGCCGCGTCGTCCACGGGGACCAGAAGTTCTCCTACGTCCGCCCCGTGCGGGCCGGTGACCGGCTCACCGTGACCTCCACCATCGAGGCCGTGAAGTCCCTCGCCGGCAACGACATCGTCGACATCCGCGGCGAGGTCCACGACGAATCCGGCGAGCACGTCGTCACGGCGTGGACCAAGCTCGTGTCCCGCGCCCCCGAGGAGGCCTGA
- a CDS encoding SulP family inorganic anion transporter, producing MPGADTFRDDFGASVVVALVALPLCVGVAVASGVPAELGIVTGVVGGLVTGWFRGSALQVSGPAAGLTVLVYEAVTTYGLPALGAIVLLAGILQLGMGALRLGRWFRAISLAVVHGMLAGIGLVLIAGQLYALGGVEAPGPTLSKLAGMHELGAAADWTAVGLGAGTVAVLVLWPRMPARLRVLPGALVGVGAATAVAALLTLPVETVRVTGVLDAVAPPGWNDFEVLASVGAVGTVVALALIASAETLFSAAAVDRMHDGPRTEYDRELIAQGVGNTVCGLLGALPMTAVIVRSAANVEAGAKTRAARVMHGAWLLLFAVAFPQVLEVVPLAALAGVLLHAGWKLLPARAVAALWRSHRGEAVVLVVTAGSIVATSLFEGVLIGLGLAVAKAAWETSHVHIEEVWEGEKGERLCVRVVGNASFLRLPKLLDALEALPHGPSVRLDLTGLRHMDHACLTALEGWERKRMPLPGREGVT from the coding sequence ATGCCTGGGGCCGACACTTTCCGCGACGACTTCGGGGCGTCCGTCGTCGTCGCGCTGGTCGCGCTTCCGCTCTGCGTCGGAGTGGCCGTCGCCTCCGGGGTGCCGGCGGAGTTGGGGATCGTCACCGGGGTGGTCGGCGGCCTCGTCACCGGCTGGTTCCGTGGCAGCGCGCTCCAGGTCAGCGGGCCGGCCGCCGGGCTGACCGTCCTCGTCTACGAGGCGGTGACCACGTACGGGCTCCCCGCGCTCGGGGCCATCGTGCTGCTCGCCGGGATCCTCCAGCTCGGCATGGGGGCGCTGCGGCTCGGCCGGTGGTTCCGGGCGATCTCCCTCGCCGTGGTGCACGGGATGCTGGCCGGGATCGGCCTGGTGCTGATCGCCGGGCAGCTCTACGCCCTCGGCGGGGTCGAGGCGCCGGGGCCGACGCTGTCCAAGCTGGCCGGGATGCACGAGCTGGGGGCGGCGGCCGACTGGACGGCCGTGGGGCTCGGAGCGGGGACCGTCGCCGTCCTGGTGCTCTGGCCGCGCATGCCGGCCCGGCTGCGGGTGCTGCCGGGCGCGCTCGTCGGCGTCGGCGCCGCGACGGCGGTGGCCGCCCTGCTGACGCTGCCCGTCGAGACGGTCCGGGTCACGGGGGTCCTCGACGCGGTGGCGCCGCCCGGCTGGAACGATTTCGAGGTGCTGGCCTCCGTGGGGGCCGTCGGGACCGTCGTCGCGCTCGCGCTGATCGCGTCCGCCGAGACGCTGTTCAGCGCCGCCGCCGTCGACCGGATGCACGACGGGCCGCGCACGGAGTACGACCGGGAACTGATCGCCCAGGGCGTCGGCAACACCGTCTGCGGGCTGCTCGGGGCGCTGCCGATGACCGCCGTGATCGTGCGCAGCGCCGCGAACGTGGAGGCCGGGGCCAAGACGCGGGCCGCGCGGGTGATGCACGGGGCCTGGCTGCTGCTGTTCGCGGTGGCCTTCCCGCAGGTGCTGGAGGTGGTGCCGCTGGCCGCGCTGGCCGGGGTGCTGCTGCACGCGGGGTGGAAGCTGCTGCCGGCGCGGGCGGTGGCGGCCCTGTGGCGCAGCCATCGGGGGGAGGCGGTGGTGCTCGTGGTGACGGCGGGCTCGATCGTGGCCACGAGCCTGTTCGAGGGGGTGCTGATCGGGCTGGGACTGGCCGTCGCGAAGGCCGCCTGGGAGACCTCGCACGTGCACATCGAGGAGGTGTGGGAGGGCGAGAAGGGCGAGCGGTTGTGCGTACGGGTCGTGGGGAACGCCAGCTTCCTGCGGCTGCCGAAGCTCCTGGACGCGCTGGAGGCGCTGCCGCACGGGCCGTCCGTACGCCTCGACCTGACGGGGCTTCGGCACATGGACCACGCCTGTCTGACGGCGTTGGAGGGCTGGGAGCGCAAGCGGATGCCGCTTCCCGGTCGTGAGGGCGTCACATAG
- a CDS encoding TetR/AcrR family transcriptional regulator, whose protein sequence is MARMSAEERRESVIRAAVREFARGGYYGTSTEAIAKRVGVSQPYLFRLFPGKQAIFLAAAARCIETTREVFTRAAEGLEGEEARGAMADAYARLIAEDPHVLQMQLQMYVTVAAAEAAGDHELGELVRTGWLELWDTVALPLGGDVRETTEFMAFGMLINTLSAMGFPAGHRIWDGFYPSEGPDRPEKSE, encoded by the coding sequence ATGGCAAGGATGAGTGCGGAGGAGCGACGCGAGAGCGTCATCCGGGCCGCCGTGCGCGAGTTCGCGCGGGGCGGGTACTACGGGACCTCCACCGAGGCGATCGCCAAGCGCGTCGGGGTGTCGCAGCCGTACCTCTTCCGGCTCTTCCCCGGCAAGCAGGCGATCTTCCTCGCCGCCGCCGCCCGCTGCATCGAGACCACCCGCGAGGTGTTCACCCGGGCGGCCGAGGGGCTGGAGGGGGAGGAGGCGCGCGGTGCGATGGCCGACGCCTACGCGCGGTTGATCGCCGAAGACCCCCACGTGCTCCAGATGCAGCTCCAGATGTACGTCACCGTCGCCGCCGCCGAGGCCGCCGGGGACCACGAGCTCGGTGAGCTCGTACGGACCGGCTGGCTGGAGCTGTGGGACACCGTCGCGCTGCCGCTCGGCGGCGACGTTCGGGAGACCACCGAGTTCATGGCCTTCGGCATGCTCATCAACACGCTCTCCGCGATGGGCTTCCCGGCCGGCCACCGCATCTGGGACGGGTTCTACCCGTCGGAGGGGCCGGATCGGCCCGAGAAGTCGGAGTGA
- the rpmG gene encoding 50S ribosomal protein L33 → MAATDVRPKITLACVECKERNYITKKNRRNNPDRMEMKKHCPRCNSHTAHRETR, encoded by the coding sequence GTGGCTGCCACCGACGTCCGCCCGAAGATCACGCTGGCCTGCGTGGAGTGCAAGGAGCGGAACTACATCACCAAGAAGAACCGGCGTAACAACCCGGACCGCATGGAGATGAAGAAGCACTGCCCGCGTTGCAACTCGCACACCGCGCACCGCGAGACCCGCTGA